From Glycine soja cultivar W05 chromosome 4, ASM419377v2, whole genome shotgun sequence, the proteins below share one genomic window:
- the LOC114408622 gene encoding 26S proteasome regulatory subunit 10B homolog A, with amino-acid sequence MAEAEDAVRRRNAVAEYRKKLLQHKELESRVRSVRENLRASKKEFNKTEDDLKSLQSVGQIIGEVLRPLDNERLIVKASSGPRYVVGCRSKVDKEKLTSGTRVVLDMTTLTIMRALPREVDPVVYNMLHEDPGNISYSAVGGLSDQIRELRESIELPLMNPELFLRVGIKPPKGVLLYGPPGTGKTLLARAIASNIDANFLKVVSSAIIDKYIGESARLIREMFGYARDHQPCIIFMDEIDAIGGRRFSEGTSADREIQRTLMELLNQLDGFDQLGKVKMIMATNRPDVLDPALLRPGRLDRKIEIPLPNEQSRMEILKIHAAGIAKHGEIDYEAVVKLAEGFNGADLRNVCTEAGMAAIRAERDYVIHEDFMKAVRKLNEAKKLESSAHYSADFGKD; translated from the exons ATGGCTGAAGCAGAGGATGCCGTAAGACGCCGTAATGCGGTCGCCGAGTATCGGAAGAAACTTCTCCAGCACAAGGAATTGGAATCCAGAGTCCGATCCG TCAGGGAGAATTTGCGAGCTTCAAAGAAAGAGTTCAATAAAACAGAAGATGATTTGAAATCTCTTCAAAGTGTTGGGCAGATTATTGGCGAAGTTCTCAGGCCTCTTGACAATGAACGCC TGATTGTTAAAGCAAGCAGTGGTCCCAGGTATGTGGTTGGTTGCCGCAGTAAAGTGGATAAGGAAAAATTGACTTCAGGGACAAGGGTGGTTCTTGATATGACAACACTCACCATAATGCGAGCTCTTCCTCGAGAA GTTGATCCAGTAGTTTACAATATGTTGCATGAAGATCCTGGTAATATCAGCTACTCAGCTGTTGGTGGCTTATCTGATCAGATCAGGGAATTGAGGGAGTCAATTGAACTGCCTCTAATGAATCCTGAGCTCTTCCTTCGAGTTGGAATTAAACCTCCAAAG GGTGTTCTCCTTTACGGGCCTCCTGGTACTGGTAAAACATTGTTAGCTAGGGCAATTGCAAGTAATATAGATGCAAATTTCCTAAAG GTTGTTTCAAGTGCCATAATTGATAAGTACATTGGAGAAAGTGCCAGGTTAATCAGAGAGATGTTTGGTTATGCACGTGATCACCAG CCTTGCATCATTTTTATGGATGAGATCGATGCCATTGGAGGTCGCCGTTTCAGTGAGGGAACAAGTGCAGATCGTGAGATTCAGAGAACGCTAATGGAGCTGCTTAATCAACTTGATGGATTTGATCAACTTGGAAAG GTTAAAATGATAATGGCAACAAACCGACCTGATGTACTTGACCCTGCTCTCCTGCGTCCTGGGAGATTGGATAGAAAAATAGAAATCCCTCTGCCTAATGAACAATCAAGGATGGAAATTCTTAAGATTCATGCTGCTGGTATCGCTAAGCATGGTGAAATAGACTATGAAGCTGTTGTGAAGCTTGCAGAG GGATTTAATGGGGCTGATCTTCGAAATGTCTGCACAGAAGCTGGAATGGCAGCAATTCGTGCAGAGCGTGATTATGTGATCCATGAAGATTTTATGAAG GCTGTTAGGAAACTGAACGAGGCAAAGAAACTTGAATCCAGTGCGCACTACAGTGCTGATTTTGGTAAAGACTAG